Below is a window of Methanothermobacter thermautotrophicus DNA.
GGTATACAGAGGAGTGCCTCAACACCCTACGGTGCCTCAACAACCACATCACCCCATGGGAAGGAGAGCTTCGGTGAGGACAGGCCCAAGAAGAACATGCCCCTCATAATGGCAGCCCATGGAGTTCCCTACGTCGCCACCGCATCAATATCATATCCCGAGGACTTCATGGAGAAGGTCAGGAAGGCCAGGGACGCCGATGGTCCAGCCTACATACACCTTCACCAGCCATGCACAACAGGATGGGGTTTCGATCCCTCAAAGACAGTGGAACTTGGAAGGCTGGCGGTTGAAACAGGCTCCTGGATACTCTATGAGATAGAGGATGGTGATTTCAGGGTCACCTACAGGCCAGTGCAGAGGAAACCCGTTGAGGAATACCTCAACGCACAGAAAAGGTTCAGGCACCTTACAGATGAACAGAAGGCCAGGATCCAGGAATACGTTGATAGCGTATGTGAGGAACTCAGGATATAGCGGGGGATGGAATTGCAGAAGATCGTTATCCAGCCGGAACTCTGTGATGGCTGCAGGGACTGTGAAGAGGCCTGTGAAAAACTTTACGGTGCCTCCCGCATAATGATAAGGGAACTCGACGACGTCTACTACCCCATAATATGCCAGCAGTGCGAGGACGCCCCCTGCAGGACTGTATGTCCCACCGATGCCATTGATGATGAGGTTGACCCCGAGAGGTGCATCGGCTGCGGCCTCTGCATGGTGGTGTGCCCCTTCGGCGCCGTCGTCATGGAGGACCGGAAGGCCCAGAAGTGCAGCCAGTGCCCGGACCTTGATACCCCCGCATGCGTGAAGGCGTGCTCAAAGAGGGCTCTCAGCATCATAGACACTGAGAGGCTCAAACTTGAAAGGCAGAAAAAATTCGTATCACGGATGGCTGGTGTCAGTA
It encodes the following:
- the porB gene encoding pyruvate synthase subunit PorB, giving the protein MKIPEEEFLAPGHRGCAGCGATVGVRLALKVLGKNTVAVSSTGCLEVITTPYPETAWRIPWIHVAFENAAAVASGVESALKARGRDDVNVVAFAGDGGTADIGLQALSGAMERGHNIIYICYDNEAYMNTGIQRSASTPYGASTTTSPHGKESFGEDRPKKNMPLIMAAHGVPYVATASISYPEDFMEKVRKARDADGPAYIHLHQPCTTGWGFDPSKTVELGRLAVETGSWILYEIEDGDFRVTYRPVQRKPVEEYLNAQKRFRHLTDEQKARIQEYVDSVCEELRI
- a CDS encoding 4Fe-4S dicluster domain-containing protein, producing the protein MELQKIVIQPELCDGCRDCEEACEKLYGASRIMIRELDDVYYPIICQQCEDAPCRTVCPTDAIDDEVDPERCIGCGLCMVVCPFGAVVMEDRKAQKCSQCPDLDTPACVKACSKRALSIIDTERLKLERQKKFVSRMAGVSKGRKGSDILSILTAKGKARQKLEQED